Proteins from one Brevibacillus humidisoli genomic window:
- a CDS encoding Bug family tripartite tricarboxylate transporter substrate binding protein gives MKKSLLSICLTLTLSLGLVGCGGGTGDTAAAPGGEGQSDYPKQPIEMVVPFGEGSASDTFARKFAEIMSKETSQPVQPVNKDGSGGLVGMVYAHGQKNDGYTILEITPSHVIADVLGKGKDVKLMEDFEPLVRIQSDIYVLSVPANSSIKDFDDLIKQGKEREISFAGVSPGGLDDLTLNTLADATGIKIKFVPYKSGSEVKAAVLGGEVDVYLDKLVSAVSYIKDGKVKPIVVLNDERITRIEELKDTPTTVEKGYDVTIGSWRGFVVKKGTPEAAKKYLIEKMKAAYDSEEYKKFAEQNLVDIREGFLTPEAFKAEWDVQYQVFDKIAKQIGLKK, from the coding sequence ATGAAAAAAAGCTTGTTATCCATCTGTCTGACGCTCACACTTTCTCTGGGACTGGTTGGCTGCGGCGGTGGCACTGGTGATACCGCTGCCGCTCCCGGTGGAGAGGGACAAAGCGACTATCCGAAACAACCGATTGAGATGGTTGTTCCGTTTGGTGAGGGGAGTGCAAGTGATACATTTGCCCGCAAGTTTGCAGAAATCATGAGCAAAGAGACTTCTCAACCGGTTCAACCGGTCAACAAAGATGGCAGCGGCGGACTGGTCGGAATGGTATACGCGCACGGCCAGAAAAATGATGGCTACACCATTCTGGAAATCACTCCGTCCCATGTCATCGCGGATGTATTGGGCAAAGGAAAAGACGTCAAGCTAATGGAAGATTTTGAACCGCTTGTTCGTATCCAAAGTGACATCTACGTCCTGTCCGTACCGGCTAACAGCAGCATCAAAGATTTTGACGATCTGATCAAACAAGGGAAAGAACGCGAAATCTCCTTTGCCGGGGTTAGTCCGGGGGGATTAGATGACTTGACACTGAATACCCTGGCTGATGCAACAGGGATCAAAATCAAGTTCGTGCCCTACAAGTCTGGTTCAGAGGTAAAGGCAGCTGTACTTGGCGGAGAAGTAGACGTCTATCTGGACAAACTGGTATCTGCGGTCAGCTACATCAAAGACGGCAAAGTAAAACCAATTGTCGTGCTGAATGACGAACGCATCACACGAATCGAAGAGTTGAAAGATACACCGACTACGGTGGAAAAAGGGTATGACGTGACCATCGGTTCCTGGCGTGGATTTGTCGTGAAAAAGGGAACGCCGGAAGCTGCGAAAAAGTACCTGATCGAGAAAATGAAAGCAGCATACGACTCCGAGGAGTACAAAAAGTTCGCTGAGCAGAACCTGGTCGATATTCGAGAAGGGTTCCTCACACCGGAAGCATTTAAGGCAGAATGGGATGTGCAGTACCAGGTCTTTGACAAGATCGCTAAACAGATCGGGTTGAAAAAATAA
- a CDS encoding LysR family transcriptional regulator, protein MDDRDWSILSTLYEEKNITKTADKLSISQPALTYRLQQLEQEVGVKIVHRGRRGVSFTPQGEHLVKYAREMLLQLRKTKEYLQNMDNKVQGTLRLGVSSIFARYKLPAILKNFHNEYPDVEFNVTTGWSEEVVNAVYQEKVHIGIIRGDYNWPYKRKLVMEEHIYIVSKQPIDIEELPNMSRIYYNTDTSLKKMIDNWWHERYSHPPLITMEVDKMETCKEMVLNGLGYAILPSIVLDEDENLFTTRCTTRDNVPVTRRTWMIFRNESLDISVIRAFVNFLDGWK, encoded by the coding sequence ATGGACGATCGTGATTGGTCCATTTTGAGCACCCTGTACGAGGAAAAAAACATTACCAAAACGGCAGACAAACTTTCCATCTCTCAGCCCGCTTTAACATACAGACTTCAACAATTGGAACAAGAAGTCGGGGTGAAAATTGTCCACCGTGGCCGCCGTGGAGTATCCTTTACACCACAAGGCGAACATTTGGTAAAATACGCCCGTGAGATGCTGCTGCAACTGCGCAAGACTAAGGAGTATCTGCAGAACATGGATAACAAGGTACAAGGAACACTCCGTCTGGGCGTATCCAGTATATTTGCCCGCTATAAGCTGCCAGCGATCCTGAAGAATTTTCACAACGAGTATCCTGATGTAGAATTTAATGTAACGACTGGCTGGAGCGAGGAAGTGGTCAACGCGGTTTACCAAGAGAAAGTGCATATCGGGATCATTCGGGGAGACTACAACTGGCCTTATAAACGAAAATTGGTGATGGAAGAACACATCTATATTGTTTCCAAGCAGCCGATCGACATCGAAGAGCTGCCTAATATGTCCCGGATTTACTATAATACGGACACCTCGCTGAAAAAAATGATTGATAACTGGTGGCACGAACGATACTCCCATCCTCCTCTGATCACGATGGAAGTAGACAAAATGGAAACCTGCAAGGAAATGGTGCTGAATGGACTGGGCTATGCGATTTTGCCCAGCATCGTACTGGATGAGGATGAAAACCTGTTTACAACACGGTGCACCACACGGGACAACGTGCCGGTCACACGCCGGACCTGGATGATTTTTCGCAATGAATCACTGGATATCTCGGTTATTCGGGCGTTTGTCAACTTTTTGGACGGTTGGAAATAA
- a CDS encoding alanine/glycine:cation symporter family protein, with product MEQFVGTLNDILWSTPMIVFCLGVGLLFSIMTRFLQVRHIKDMVTLMFKGKSSEAGVSSFQALSIALSGRVGTGNIAGTATAIAFGGPGAVFWMWAIAFIGAGSAFVESTLAQIYKVKQDGQYRGGPAYYIEKGIGWKWYGVLFAIAAVVAMSILMPGVQSNSIASGLENAFGINPTITGIGIVVLLALIIFGGVKRIARVAQLVVPFMAIGYVLVALIIVLMNIEQLPGVFALIFKSAFAADSMFGGIIGMAISWGVKRGIYSNEAGQGTGPHPAAAAEVSHPAKQGLVQAFSVYIDTLLVCSATAFMILFTGMYNVQGPDGNFIVNNLGDVEAGPAYTQAAVESVLPGFGAGFVAISLFFFAFTTIMAYYYIAETNIAYLTRGRNSKWPMFGLKIVLLAAVMYGCVKTAKVAWSLGDVGLGLMVWLNLIAIVILYKPAMKALKDYEEQKRQGLDPVFDSEKLGIKNADYWVKEYKRDQEQVS from the coding sequence TTGGAACAGTTTGTCGGAACCTTGAACGACATTTTGTGGAGTACACCAATGATTGTCTTTTGTCTTGGCGTAGGGCTCTTATTTTCCATCATGACTCGTTTCTTGCAGGTTAGGCATATCAAAGACATGGTTACTCTGATGTTTAAGGGGAAAAGTTCCGAGGCCGGAGTATCATCTTTTCAGGCATTATCAATCGCTCTTTCAGGCCGTGTCGGAACAGGTAACATTGCGGGAACAGCGACGGCGATTGCATTTGGCGGACCGGGGGCCGTTTTTTGGATGTGGGCGATCGCCTTCATCGGGGCCGGCAGTGCTTTTGTCGAGTCCACACTGGCTCAGATTTACAAAGTAAAACAGGATGGTCAGTACCGCGGCGGACCTGCTTATTACATCGAAAAGGGTATCGGCTGGAAATGGTACGGGGTGCTGTTCGCAATCGCTGCAGTTGTTGCGATGAGCATCTTGATGCCAGGCGTACAGTCCAATTCAATCGCGTCTGGTTTGGAGAACGCTTTTGGGATTAATCCGACCATCACGGGTATTGGCATTGTCGTCCTGTTGGCCCTGATTATCTTCGGTGGCGTGAAGCGGATTGCCCGTGTCGCCCAGTTGGTTGTACCTTTCATGGCGATTGGCTACGTTCTTGTTGCTCTGATCATTGTACTGATGAACATCGAACAACTGCCAGGCGTGTTCGCACTGATCTTCAAGAGTGCGTTTGCAGCCGATTCGATGTTTGGCGGCATCATTGGGATGGCGATTTCTTGGGGTGTCAAGCGGGGGATTTACTCCAACGAGGCAGGTCAAGGTACGGGTCCTCACCCGGCGGCTGCTGCGGAAGTGTCTCACCCAGCGAAACAGGGGCTGGTTCAGGCATTCTCCGTGTATATTGATACATTGCTGGTATGTTCTGCAACAGCATTTATGATTTTGTTTACCGGTATGTATAATGTACAGGGACCAGATGGGAACTTTATCGTTAATAATTTAGGTGATGTCGAGGCGGGGCCTGCTTATACGCAAGCGGCGGTTGAATCTGTGCTGCCAGGTTTCGGCGCAGGGTTTGTGGCGATCTCACTGTTCTTCTTTGCCTTTACTACGATTATGGCTTACTACTATATTGCGGAGACCAACATCGCTTATCTGACGCGAGGCAGAAACAGCAAATGGCCGATGTTTGGATTGAAGATCGTACTGTTGGCTGCCGTGATGTACGGATGCGTGAAAACGGCGAAAGTGGCGTGGTCACTGGGTGATGTCGGGTTGGGGCTGATGGTATGGCTCAACCTGATCGCGATCGTGATTCTCTACAAGCCTGCTATGAAAGCACTGAAGGACTACGAGGAGCAGAAAAGACAAGGATTGGATCCTGTATTCGACTCCGAGAAACTTGGGATCAAAAATGCTGACTACTGGGTGAAAGAATACAAGAGAGATCAGGAGCAAGTGTCGTAA
- a CDS encoding 2-methylaconitate cis-trans isomerase PrpF family protein — MYIHGQIYRVPSTLMRGGTSKGLILRTVDLPKDPAVRDQVILKIYGSPGNNQIDGVGGGTPLTSKLALVGPTAHPEAHINYTFGQVSLEKQVIDYRVTCGNMASAVGLYAAEEGYVELQEPVTCVRIFNTNTNKIIEVEIPVQDGQIQYEGDFSIAGVSGTGSRIMVNFLDSGGTFTGRTLPTGNPIDAIKLDDGRKFLVTIVDAANVLVFVQAEDLGIIGTELSGEVDGNAELLGTLERIRVKAGVRIGVISDERNVTPTTHALPKIAVIAPVREYVTENGQTVTADQADILGRYISMGTLHRAFAVSGSIALGTAAKIPGTLPHRLVASRGVGLRIGHPSGTLYVEAHVEQNGEEWYVARAALGRTARRLMDGYAYVPTSSLVGQAVL; from the coding sequence ATGTACATCCACGGACAGATCTACCGGGTTCCCAGTACCCTGATGCGCGGTGGAACAAGCAAAGGTTTAATCCTGCGAACAGTTGACCTGCCGAAAGATCCTGCTGTACGTGATCAGGTGATCCTGAAAATCTACGGCAGCCCAGGAAACAATCAAATCGACGGGGTCGGCGGAGGAACGCCGCTCACCAGTAAACTGGCACTCGTGGGGCCGACTGCTCACCCGGAGGCACACATCAATTACACCTTTGGACAAGTCAGCTTGGAAAAACAAGTGATCGACTACCGGGTCACATGCGGCAACATGGCTTCGGCTGTCGGGTTATACGCGGCAGAAGAAGGATATGTAGAGCTGCAAGAACCGGTCACATGCGTACGGATCTTCAATACCAACACCAACAAGATCATCGAGGTGGAAATACCGGTACAGGACGGACAGATTCAGTACGAGGGTGATTTTTCTATCGCTGGTGTCTCCGGTACAGGTTCGCGCATCATGGTCAACTTCCTTGACTCGGGAGGAACCTTTACGGGAAGAACGCTGCCAACAGGAAATCCGATCGATGCGATCAAGTTGGACGATGGCAGAAAGTTTCTGGTTACGATCGTCGATGCCGCCAATGTTCTGGTGTTCGTCCAAGCCGAGGATCTCGGCATCATCGGGACGGAACTGTCCGGTGAGGTTGACGGAAATGCTGAGCTGCTGGGGACGTTGGAGAGGATTCGCGTGAAAGCAGGAGTGCGAATCGGAGTGATCAGCGACGAACGAAATGTAACCCCTACCACTCATGCTCTTCCCAAGATTGCTGTCATCGCGCCGGTCCGAGAGTATGTGACCGAGAACGGACAAACCGTCACCGCCGATCAGGCAGATATTCTGGGACGCTACATTTCTATGGGGACCTTGCATAGAGCGTTTGCTGTAAGCGGTTCTATCGCACTGGGTACAGCCGCCAAAATTCCTGGTACACTTCCTCATCGTCTGGTTGCCAGCCGCGGAGTGGGTCTCAGGATCGGACATCCCAGTGGAACGCTGTACGTGGAGGCACACGTAGAGCAGAATGGGGAAGAATGGTACGTAGCACGAGCCGCTCTTGGGCGTACCGCACGGAGATTGATGGACGGCTACGCCTATGTCCCAACATCGTCACTCGTCGGGCAAGCAGTATTGTGA
- a CDS encoding tripartite tricarboxylate transporter TctB family protein, whose product MGEILFHVLLLICLGAFFKESLVIDTTRVSDPIGPAGFPQAILIIAIVLTLVSLFQTIRKRKAKAEVSGGGKPHELSKEFIGLLLTISIYVLIVDTLGFILATILLLFALLFLLGEKKPGKVVILSIVGSFGFSLLFGNLLSVPLPRGIEILKQLSYYIY is encoded by the coding sequence ATGGGTGAAATTTTGTTCCACGTGCTGCTGCTCATCTGTCTGGGCGCCTTTTTTAAAGAGTCGCTCGTTATTGACACCACAAGGGTGTCCGATCCGATCGGACCAGCCGGCTTTCCTCAGGCCATCCTGATCATCGCGATTGTACTTACGCTGGTTTCCCTGTTTCAGACGATCCGCAAGCGTAAAGCAAAGGCTGAGGTGTCGGGAGGCGGTAAACCTCACGAATTGAGCAAAGAGTTTATCGGTCTCTTGCTTACCATCTCCATCTATGTGTTGATCGTAGATACGTTAGGCTTTATTTTGGCCACCATCCTCCTGCTGTTTGCTCTTCTGTTTCTGTTGGGCGAGAAGAAACCAGGCAAGGTGGTGATTCTGTCGATTGTCGGTTCGTTTGGCTTTTCGCTTTTGTTCGGGAATCTGCTAAGCGTGCCGCTGCCCAGAGGAATCGAGATTTTGAAACAGCTCAGCTACTACATCTACTGA
- a CDS encoding tripartite tricarboxylate transporter permease, translating to MDFNLLFDGLLTTLSPFNLLLVFIGMLMGVVFGSLPGISSSMAIVLMLPFTYYMGIIPSIILLVSIYAGSAYGGSITAILFNTPGTPESVATTFDGYPMAKQGKAGRALGLAISASAFGGIFAVLVMLFLSPPLSEVALKIQSAEYFALTFLGITVISAVGTKNVVKAIISGLIGITIAMIGIDPIAGSERFTFGHIELMNGIEFIPIMIGAFALGEVLNQVVERSEAQNFTTSEKIKLAGYKLKDLMVHKWVALKSAVIGTLIGILPGTGGSIASIVSYGEAMRSSKNKDKFGQGVEEGVIAPEAANNAAAGGAMIPTLVLGIPGSPTTAVILAALTLQGLQPGPQLMSEQPLLLYCIFFAMLFAGLITFVGGRAGVRGFGLLLNLPYSILGTFIIGLSIIGSYAVSNNMFEVWIMLLFGVVGYFMKKYEFSPASLILGLVLGKMMEETFRRQLLITDGDYSSFVTQPISAIILLLAVVSLFYPVLSKYLTLGPKKRDS from the coding sequence ATGGACTTCAATCTGTTATTTGATGGCCTGCTGACCACCTTGTCCCCGTTCAACCTGCTGCTCGTCTTCATCGGTATGCTGATGGGAGTTGTCTTCGGGTCACTGCCGGGGATCAGTTCTTCCATGGCGATTGTGCTCATGCTGCCGTTTACCTACTATATGGGCATCATACCGTCTATCATCTTGCTTGTCTCGATCTATGCGGGATCGGCGTACGGTGGATCGATTACGGCCATCTTGTTTAATACGCCTGGTACTCCAGAATCGGTTGCGACAACGTTTGATGGATACCCGATGGCCAAGCAGGGGAAAGCAGGACGAGCGTTGGGATTGGCCATCAGTGCCTCGGCGTTTGGCGGAATCTTCGCTGTCCTCGTGATGCTGTTCTTGTCTCCACCATTGTCTGAAGTAGCACTCAAGATCCAAAGTGCTGAGTATTTCGCGCTTACGTTCTTGGGGATTACGGTCATTTCTGCGGTGGGAACGAAAAATGTGGTCAAGGCGATCATATCTGGATTGATCGGGATCACCATCGCGATGATTGGGATTGACCCGATCGCCGGTTCTGAGCGGTTTACCTTCGGACACATTGAATTGATGAATGGGATCGAATTCATTCCAATCATGATTGGTGCGTTTGCGCTAGGAGAAGTGTTAAACCAGGTAGTAGAAAGATCGGAAGCACAAAACTTCACGACCAGTGAGAAGATTAAACTGGCCGGGTATAAACTGAAAGACTTGATGGTCCACAAATGGGTGGCCTTGAAGTCGGCTGTTATTGGTACCTTAATCGGGATTTTGCCGGGTACCGGTGGCTCCATCGCTTCGATTGTCAGTTACGGAGAAGCGATGCGTTCCAGCAAGAATAAGGACAAGTTTGGCCAAGGTGTTGAGGAAGGCGTAATCGCACCAGAGGCAGCAAACAACGCAGCCGCTGGCGGGGCGATGATTCCTACGCTCGTCTTGGGGATTCCGGGCAGCCCGACGACTGCCGTTATTTTGGCCGCGCTCACCCTTCAGGGACTTCAGCCTGGCCCGCAGCTGATGTCGGAGCAGCCGCTGTTGTTGTACTGCATTTTCTTCGCCATGCTGTTTGCCGGCTTGATCACCTTTGTTGGCGGACGTGCTGGCGTGCGAGGGTTTGGTTTGCTGCTGAACTTGCCCTATTCTATTTTAGGTACATTTATAATTGGCTTGTCGATCATCGGATCGTACGCGGTCTCCAACAACATGTTTGAGGTTTGGATCATGCTGCTGTTTGGTGTGGTCGGTTACTTCATGAAGAAATACGAGTTTTCTCCTGCCTCGCTCATCCTGGGTCTGGTATTGGGGAAAATGATGGAGGAGACATTCCGTCGTCAACTGCTGATTACCGACGGGGACTACAGTTCGTTTGTGACGCAGCCGATTTCGGCGATC